One genomic window of Arthrobacter sp. KBS0703 includes the following:
- the recN gene encoding DNA repair protein RecN: MLEELRIRDLGVIADATLPLGPGLSVVTGETGAGKTMVVTAVGLLLGARSDAGAVRSGAKSASAEAVVRLDAGHFALERARDAGAEIEEFDGGAELLLARRLGADGRSRAFLGGRGAPVGVLAEIGESLVVVHGQSDQIRLKGSAAQREALDRFAGENLAAALASFQELYGSWKSSQAELESLRSAARDRLREAESLEAALAEIDAVDPQPGEDDALKAEAVKLANVEELRIAATTAHQAIIAEDFAETGDATSLVDAAKRTLEHVAEHDEELGTAAARLAEVGFLLNDIATELASYQAGLDSEGPERLAEIEDRRAALAKLVRKYAPSIDEVLVWAENARVRFDELQDDSTRIEGLDAEVVRAEAELRKQATAISKIRAKAAKELSARVSAELKALAMADATLVITIEAAAQLGPHGADEISFLLQPHSGAPARPLGKGASGGELSRVMLAIEVVLAAVDPVPTFVFDEVDAGVGGRAAVEIGRRLAMLAQHVQVLVVTHLPQVAAFADQHIRVTKTSVRGSDGGTATGFTSSDVQLLDEAERVRELARMLAGQEDSETAQAHAQELLDDAKLLPQRA, translated from the coding sequence ATGCTTGAAGAACTGAGAATCCGAGATCTGGGCGTCATCGCCGACGCCACGCTGCCGCTGGGCCCCGGGCTCAGCGTGGTTACCGGCGAGACCGGTGCCGGCAAGACCATGGTGGTCACCGCCGTCGGGCTGCTGCTCGGCGCGCGGTCGGATGCGGGCGCGGTGCGGAGCGGAGCGAAGAGCGCCTCCGCTGAAGCCGTGGTGCGGCTCGACGCCGGGCACTTCGCCCTGGAACGCGCCCGTGATGCGGGCGCGGAGATCGAGGAGTTCGACGGCGGCGCGGAATTGCTGCTGGCACGGCGTCTGGGCGCGGACGGACGCAGCCGGGCCTTCCTGGGCGGCCGGGGTGCGCCGGTGGGTGTGCTGGCCGAAATCGGCGAATCGCTCGTGGTGGTACACGGGCAGTCGGACCAGATCCGGCTCAAGGGCTCGGCGGCGCAGCGTGAAGCCCTCGACAGGTTCGCGGGAGAAAACCTCGCCGCCGCGCTGGCCAGTTTCCAGGAACTCTACGGCTCGTGGAAATCCAGCCAGGCCGAGCTCGAATCGCTCCGCAGCGCGGCGAGGGACCGGCTGCGCGAAGCGGAGTCGCTGGAAGCGGCCCTGGCGGAGATCGATGCCGTGGACCCGCAGCCGGGGGAGGACGATGCGCTCAAGGCCGAGGCCGTGAAGCTCGCCAACGTCGAGGAACTCCGCATCGCCGCCACCACGGCGCACCAGGCCATCATTGCCGAGGACTTCGCAGAGACCGGCGATGCCACGTCCCTCGTGGACGCGGCCAAGCGGACGCTGGAGCACGTGGCCGAGCACGATGAGGAGCTCGGCACGGCCGCAGCCCGACTCGCCGAAGTGGGCTTCCTGCTCAACGACATCGCCACCGAGCTTGCCAGCTACCAGGCCGGGCTGGATTCGGAGGGGCCGGAGCGGCTGGCCGAGATCGAAGACCGGCGGGCGGCCCTGGCCAAGCTGGTCCGCAAGTACGCGCCGAGCATCGACGAGGTCCTGGTGTGGGCGGAAAACGCCCGTGTCCGCTTCGACGAACTCCAGGACGATTCCACCCGGATCGAGGGCCTCGACGCCGAAGTGGTGCGGGCCGAGGCCGAACTCAGGAAACAGGCAACGGCCATCAGCAAGATCCGGGCCAAAGCGGCCAAGGAGCTGTCCGCACGGGTCAGCGCGGAGCTGAAGGCCCTGGCCATGGCCGATGCCACGCTCGTTATCACCATCGAAGCCGCCGCACAGCTGGGGCCCCACGGCGCGGACGAGATTTCCTTCCTGCTCCAGCCGCACTCCGGCGCGCCCGCCCGGCCGCTGGGCAAGGGTGCCTCCGGCGGCGAGCTCTCCCGGGTGATGCTCGCCATCGAGGTGGTGCTGGCCGCCGTTGATCCGGTGCCCACGTTCGTCTTCGATGAGGTGGATGCCGGCGTGGGCGGGCGTGCCGCCGTCGAGATCGGCCGGCGGCTCGCCATGCTGGCGCAGCACGTGCAGGTCCTGGTGGTCACCCACCTGCCCCAGGTGGCTGCCTTCGCGGATCAGCACATCCGCGTGACCAAGACCTCGGTGCGGGGATCCGACGGCGGCACCGCCACCGGGTTCACCTCCAGTGATGTCCAGCTCCTGGACGAAGCGGAGCGGGTCAGGGAGTTGGCCCGGATGCTCGCCGGCCAGGAGGACTCCGAAACGGCTCAGGCGCACGCCCAGGAACTGCTGGACGACGCCAAGCTGCTGCCGCAGCGCGCCTGA
- a CDS encoding NAD kinase — MSRRVLVLAHTGREESLKAAWEACAQLHASGIIPVMQKSELGDMEGFFGRLEQPVEILHDHIQLPDVELVMVLGGDGTILRAAELVREVDVPLLGVNLGHVGFLAESERADLAQTVEWIASREYTVEERMTIDVQVWVRGQKIWHTWALNEAAIEKGNRERMLEVVTEVDERPLTSFGCDGVVLATPTGSTAYAFSAGGPVVWPEVEALLIVPISAHALFAKPLVVSPRSRLAVEVLNRTDAQGVLWCDGRRSVDLPPGARVEVTRSATPVRLARTHQTPFSARLVRKFELPIHGWRGPVPQSETVHTGPVPIVRTPRPMTPPSAQHAAASDDESDPLTEK; from the coding sequence ATGAGCAGGCGTGTACTGGTACTTGCCCACACCGGCCGCGAAGAATCCCTGAAGGCTGCCTGGGAGGCGTGCGCCCAGTTGCACGCCTCGGGCATCATCCCCGTGATGCAGAAGTCCGAGCTGGGGGACATGGAAGGGTTTTTCGGCCGGCTGGAGCAGCCGGTCGAGATCCTGCACGACCACATCCAGCTCCCCGACGTCGAACTGGTCATGGTCCTTGGCGGGGACGGCACCATCCTGCGCGCCGCGGAACTGGTGCGGGAAGTGGACGTGCCGCTGCTGGGCGTCAACCTTGGCCACGTCGGCTTCCTGGCCGAAAGCGAGCGTGCGGACCTCGCCCAGACGGTCGAATGGATCGCCAGCCGTGAGTACACGGTGGAGGAGCGGATGACCATCGACGTCCAGGTCTGGGTCCGTGGCCAGAAGATCTGGCACACCTGGGCCCTCAACGAAGCCGCCATCGAAAAGGGCAACCGTGAGCGGATGCTTGAAGTGGTCACCGAAGTGGACGAACGCCCGCTGACCTCATTCGGCTGCGACGGCGTGGTGCTGGCAACTCCCACGGGCTCCACCGCCTACGCCTTCTCCGCCGGCGGCCCGGTGGTGTGGCCGGAAGTGGAAGCCCTGCTGATCGTCCCCATCAGCGCCCACGCCCTGTTCGCGAAGCCGCTGGTGGTGTCGCCGCGGTCCCGGCTGGCCGTCGAGGTGCTGAACCGGACGGATGCCCAGGGCGTGCTGTGGTGCGACGGCCGGCGTTCGGTGGACCTGCCGCCCGGCGCCCGCGTCGAAGTCACCCGGTCCGCCACGCCGGTCCGGCTGGCGCGCACCCACCAGACGCCGTTCTCGGCACGGCTGGTCCGCAAGTTTGAACTGCCCATCCATGGCTGGCGCGGACCAGTGCCGCAGTCAGAGACCGTCCACACCGGACCGGTGCCCATCGTGCGCACCCCCCGGCCCATGACGCCGCCCTCCGCGCAGCACGCTGCCGCGTCCGACGACGAATCCGATCCTCTGACGGAGAAGTGA
- a CDS encoding TlyA family RNA methyltransferase, which produces MARLDQLLVSRGLARSRTHAARLIAEGKVSSAGDVLGKASLQMADDRELSVAEDATDAYVSRAGHKLAGALDAFPAVAVGGKRCLDAGASTGGFTDVLLRRGAAHVVAVDVGHGQLVPQLRSDARVTVHEGLNVRYMDPEEIGGRAELTVADLSFISLTLVLAPLAACTSPGGDLVLMVKPQFEIGKDRLGRTGVVTSERERRMAVGKVAGAAIDAGLELRGLAASPLPGQDGNVEYFLWIKRRIAEDLPKIEERDAAVAALLGKIWPNH; this is translated from the coding sequence ATGGCCAGACTCGACCAGCTGCTCGTCAGCAGGGGACTGGCGCGGTCCCGCACGCATGCCGCGCGGCTCATCGCCGAGGGCAAGGTTTCCTCGGCGGGCGATGTGCTCGGAAAAGCGTCCCTACAGATGGCCGATGACCGCGAGCTGTCCGTGGCGGAAGACGCCACGGATGCGTACGTCAGCCGGGCCGGCCACAAACTTGCAGGGGCGCTGGACGCATTTCCCGCCGTCGCCGTCGGCGGCAAAAGGTGCCTGGACGCGGGTGCCTCCACCGGCGGTTTCACCGATGTCCTGCTGCGGCGCGGCGCCGCGCACGTGGTGGCGGTCGACGTCGGGCACGGACAGCTGGTGCCGCAGCTCCGAAGCGACGCGCGCGTAACCGTCCACGAAGGGCTCAACGTCCGCTACATGGATCCGGAAGAGATCGGCGGCAGGGCCGAGCTGACGGTTGCGGACCTGTCCTTCATCTCCTTGACGCTGGTGCTGGCGCCCCTGGCCGCATGCACCAGCCCCGGCGGTGACCTGGTGCTCATGGTCAAGCCGCAGTTCGAGATCGGCAAGGACCGGCTGGGGCGCACCGGCGTGGTCACGTCAGAGCGCGAACGGCGGATGGCGGTCGGTAAAGTGGCGGGGGCAGCCATCGACGCAGGCCTCGAACTGCGCGGGTTGGCCGCCAGCCCCCTCCCCGGGCAGGACGGAAATGTCGAATACTTCCTGTGGATAAAACGAAGAATTGCCGAAGACTTGCCTAAGATCGAAGAGCGGGACGCAGCCGTGGCTGCGTTGCTGGGAAAGATCTGGCCGAACCATTAG
- a CDS encoding HAD-IIA family hydrolase: MTDAQLISRFDALLSDLDGVVYAGPHAIPGAVESLLRLAGAGIGLGYVTNNASRTPAQVAAHLRELGAPAEDHQVVSSSQAAAELLASLLPAGAAVLITGSPALAHEIELVGLKPVHGAEDKPVAVVQGFNPGIGWKDLAEASYVVAGGALWVATNTDMSIPQARGIAPGNGTLVAAVAAATRQTPLVAGKPEAPLFHAAAKRLSAERPLVVGDRLDTDILGGNRAGFATVAVLTGVDTLETILAARTDERPGYIINDLTGLYEPYPEVEGGDGTYRCGDATASVDANGIRVRGDKASLDSWRAACAAWWAAHPHAAEPTAPELEWLDQ, translated from the coding sequence ATGACTGACGCTCAGCTCATTTCGCGGTTCGACGCCCTGCTCTCGGACCTGGACGGCGTGGTTTACGCAGGCCCGCATGCCATCCCCGGCGCGGTTGAGTCGCTGCTGCGGCTGGCCGGCGCCGGCATTGGCCTCGGCTACGTGACCAACAACGCCTCACGCACACCGGCCCAGGTTGCCGCCCACCTGCGCGAGCTCGGCGCCCCGGCCGAGGACCACCAGGTGGTGAGCTCCTCGCAGGCGGCGGCGGAGCTGCTGGCATCGCTCCTTCCGGCGGGCGCCGCAGTCCTGATCACCGGCAGCCCGGCGCTTGCCCACGAAATAGAGCTCGTTGGCCTCAAGCCCGTGCACGGCGCCGAGGACAAGCCGGTGGCCGTGGTCCAGGGTTTCAACCCGGGGATCGGCTGGAAGGACCTGGCTGAAGCGTCGTATGTCGTGGCAGGCGGGGCACTGTGGGTCGCCACCAACACGGACATGTCCATTCCGCAGGCCCGCGGAATTGCGCCGGGCAACGGCACCCTCGTGGCTGCCGTCGCGGCAGCAACACGCCAAACCCCCCTCGTCGCAGGCAAACCCGAGGCTCCACTTTTCCATGCCGCGGCGAAGCGGCTGTCCGCGGAGCGGCCGCTCGTCGTGGGCGACAGGCTGGACACGGACATCCTGGGCGGCAACAGAGCCGGCTTTGCCACGGTCGCCGTCCTGACCGGCGTCGACACCCTGGAAACCATCCTGGCCGCCCGCACTGACGAACGGCCTGGGTACATCATCAACGACCTGACCGGGCTGTACGAGCCGTATCCGGAGGTGGAGGGCGGCGACGGAACGTACCGTTGCGGGGACGCCACGGCATCCGTCGACGCCAACGGCATCCGGGTCCGGGGTGACAAGGCGAGCCTCGATTCGTGGCGTGCGGCATGCGCTGCCTGGTGGGCGGCCCACCCCCATGCGGCGGAACCCACGGCTCCCGAGCTTGAGTGGCTGGATCAATAG
- a CDS encoding cytochrome c oxidase assembly protein, producing the protein MAVAVAAVVLGSGLLALVISYSAEAGADAGAALDRTGPAVAWGLPIAKLVFNASAACTVGALALALVALRPKERAFRLALDLAGYSAAAWTAAASVMSFLTFHSLANLPLFSDGSGGALVSFLADVDAGRRGALTILIAAAVTCLCFAASSQRSVALTVVLALAGLFPLALNSHAAGGGSHPDSTVTVVMHMGAAAVWLGGLAAVVILRRALNPDRVATVVRRYSTLALGAFVALAVTGFLAAWAGMGSLEGLASPYGTIVAAKCVAFVVLGLIGALHRGWVIRRLDANPGGGALTFTVLAVAELAVMGAASGMAAALARTPPPAVTRTGFSLETPKIPSLMDSFISWKPDPLWTLFCGAAVFLYLAGTRRLRQQGRSWPPYRSILWVLGMAVLFTVTSGGLRVLQESLISAHVLTQMALMAVVPLLLVPASPLTLASQVIPRRTDGTVGGAEVLRLGLRPFYAATAAPYVPAAGLAAVLAVLYYTPLLEYSSRTQLGYEAMSVLALLSGCLFASSLAGSSGARQASSLAAKLLSIGGTAVLYAIHGWALAQQPDQQPDSRRQEWLITVQQPWNHSVLAAPEPAGAVMWIVAAATLGVAALTVVLKARRTAMARHGKGRAIDRARELVR; encoded by the coding sequence ATGGCAGTGGCCGTAGCGGCGGTGGTCTTGGGAAGCGGGCTCCTTGCCCTGGTCATTTCGTACTCTGCCGAGGCCGGTGCCGATGCGGGCGCCGCACTGGACCGGACAGGGCCGGCGGTAGCGTGGGGGCTGCCCATTGCCAAGCTGGTCTTCAACGCCTCGGCTGCCTGCACTGTCGGGGCGCTTGCTTTGGCGCTCGTTGCCCTGCGGCCCAAGGAAAGAGCGTTTCGGCTGGCCCTTGACCTCGCCGGCTACTCCGCCGCGGCCTGGACGGCCGCTGCCTCGGTGATGAGCTTCCTGACATTCCATTCGCTGGCCAATCTCCCGCTGTTCTCGGACGGCTCGGGCGGCGCGTTGGTCAGTTTCCTGGCCGACGTCGACGCCGGGAGGCGGGGAGCCCTGACCATTCTGATCGCCGCGGCTGTGACGTGCCTTTGTTTCGCGGCATCGAGCCAGCGGTCTGTGGCCCTGACGGTGGTGCTTGCCCTCGCCGGGCTCTTTCCGCTCGCTTTGAACTCCCATGCTGCGGGAGGCGGGAGCCATCCGGACAGCACTGTCACGGTGGTGATGCACATGGGCGCTGCGGCCGTCTGGCTTGGCGGGCTCGCCGCCGTCGTCATACTGCGCCGGGCGCTAAACCCTGACAGGGTCGCCACGGTGGTCCGGCGGTACTCAACGCTGGCGTTGGGTGCGTTCGTGGCCTTGGCTGTAACAGGATTCCTGGCCGCGTGGGCGGGCATGGGTTCGCTGGAAGGACTGGCGTCGCCCTACGGAACCATCGTCGCGGCCAAGTGCGTCGCCTTCGTAGTTCTGGGGCTGATCGGGGCACTGCACCGAGGGTGGGTCATCCGCAGGCTGGACGCAAATCCGGGCGGCGGCGCGCTGACGTTCACTGTCTTGGCCGTGGCCGAACTGGCGGTCATGGGAGCTGCCTCAGGAATGGCGGCCGCGCTGGCCCGGACGCCGCCCCCGGCGGTCACCCGTACCGGTTTCTCCCTGGAGACACCGAAGATTCCTTCGCTCATGGATTCATTCATCAGCTGGAAACCCGATCCGTTGTGGACCCTCTTCTGCGGTGCCGCTGTTTTCCTGTACCTGGCGGGAACGCGCCGGCTGCGGCAGCAGGGCCGGTCTTGGCCGCCCTACCGCTCCATCCTGTGGGTGCTGGGCATGGCGGTCCTCTTCACCGTGACAAGCGGAGGGCTTCGCGTCCTGCAGGAATCCCTCATCAGCGCACATGTCTTGACCCAGATGGCGCTGATGGCGGTGGTTCCCCTCCTCCTGGTGCCGGCGTCGCCGCTCACCTTGGCCAGCCAGGTTATACCCCGCAGGACGGACGGGACCGTAGGCGGCGCGGAAGTGCTCCGCCTCGGACTCCGGCCGTTTTACGCCGCCACAGCGGCCCCCTACGTTCCCGCCGCCGGGCTGGCCGCCGTGCTGGCTGTGCTGTACTACACGCCCCTCCTGGAATACTCGTCACGCACCCAGCTCGGTTACGAAGCCATGTCCGTACTGGCGCTCCTGTCCGGTTGCCTCTTCGCCTCTTCGCTGGCCGGTTCCTCCGGTGCCAGGCAGGCGTCCAGCCTGGCAGCAAAGCTCCTGAGCATCGGCGGCACAGCAGTCCTGTACGCGATCCATGGCTGGGCACTGGCACAGCAGCCCGACCAACAGCCGGACAGCAGAAGGCAAGAGTGGCTGATAACGGTCCAGCAGCCATGGAACCACTCCGTCCTGGCGGCGCCGGAACCCGCCGGGGCGGTGATGTGGATCGTGGCGGCAGCCACGTTGGGCGTTGCCGCGCTGACCGTCGTCCTCAAGGCACGCCGCACCGCCATGGCCCGGCACGGTAAGGGCCGCGCCATCGATCGTGCCCGGGAACTGGTCCGCTGA
- a CDS encoding multicopper oxidase family protein, with amino-acid sequence MPVSRRQALQIGGVGIIGAMGLAVPLSSVSAKSASLLDPRNMPKPYQQALTVPPVLKPKSTVVGTDGKKTHLYHIEQTAGMASIVPGLKTPILGYNGSFPGPTIKVNQGERIKLEMDNVLPLFHPQWGYRLDTSTHLHGSASLPQFDGYANDITGRGMCKDYEYPNFQPARTLWYHDHAVHNTAQSVYSGLAGQYHLHDEVEQNLLPQGQYDVPLTVSDAMFARNGALGYNDNTHSGLWGDVILVNGAPWPYMKVQRRIYRFRILNASISRSYRFQLSTGDPVTVVGTDGGLMPSAQQVTSWRQAGAERYEILIDFSKYPAGKRVELRNLSNKNNVDYDNTGRIMAFDVTGDPVDTSGPAATVMPTLLAGSTAMSLTPSQSVKTRQMRLKRDNGIWTIGGTTWDEVIKSGYKKVLANPDLNDVEIWEVENSSGGWFHPLHIHLVDFQILSRNGQAPFAYERGPKDVVYVGEGETVRLLMKFEHNRGRYMIHCHNLPHEDHDMMGQFSVGYNPNEPDPNDPIEAVKPHPIGQVPPAGGAATQPAESTGGGGGGSSEPTEAAAPAAPQPAAPVTP; translated from the coding sequence ATGCCAGTTTCACGTCGCCAAGCGCTCCAGATCGGTGGGGTGGGAATTATCGGGGCCATGGGGCTCGCGGTGCCGCTGTCATCGGTCAGCGCGAAGTCTGCCAGCCTGCTGGATCCGCGAAACATGCCTAAGCCTTACCAGCAGGCGCTCACCGTCCCGCCGGTGCTCAAGCCCAAGAGCACGGTAGTAGGTACGGACGGTAAGAAGACGCACCTCTATCACATCGAGCAGACGGCCGGCATGGCCAGCATCGTTCCAGGCCTGAAGACGCCGATCCTGGGATACAACGGCTCCTTTCCCGGTCCCACCATCAAGGTGAACCAGGGAGAGCGCATCAAACTGGAAATGGATAACGTCCTGCCGCTCTTCCATCCGCAGTGGGGATACCGCCTGGATACCTCGACGCATCTCCACGGTTCCGCGTCCCTGCCTCAGTTCGACGGGTACGCCAACGACATCACCGGCCGCGGGATGTGCAAGGACTACGAGTACCCCAACTTCCAGCCCGCGCGCACGTTGTGGTACCACGACCATGCCGTGCACAACACCGCGCAAAGCGTGTACTCGGGCCTGGCAGGCCAATACCACCTTCACGACGAGGTGGAGCAAAACCTGCTGCCGCAGGGCCAGTACGACGTGCCCCTGACAGTCTCCGACGCCATGTTTGCCAGGAACGGGGCACTCGGCTACAACGACAACACGCATTCCGGGCTGTGGGGCGACGTCATCCTGGTCAACGGTGCGCCGTGGCCGTACATGAAGGTTCAGCGCCGAATTTACCGCTTCCGCATCCTCAATGCGTCCATCTCACGCTCCTACAGGTTCCAGCTCAGCACCGGAGACCCGGTGACCGTGGTTGGAACCGACGGCGGCCTGATGCCGTCCGCCCAGCAGGTCACCTCCTGGCGGCAAGCCGGTGCCGAACGCTACGAGATCCTCATTGACTTCTCCAAGTACCCGGCAGGCAAGCGCGTTGAACTGCGCAACCTGTCGAACAAGAACAACGTCGATTACGACAACACCGGCAGGATCATGGCCTTCGACGTCACCGGCGATCCGGTCGACACGTCCGGTCCCGCTGCCACGGTGATGCCGACGCTCCTCGCCGGCAGCACGGCCATGAGCCTGACGCCGTCCCAGTCCGTCAAAACCCGGCAAATGCGCCTGAAAAGGGACAACGGCATCTGGACCATTGGCGGCACGACGTGGGATGAAGTCATCAAGAGCGGCTACAAGAAGGTCCTGGCTAACCCGGACCTGAACGATGTTGAAATCTGGGAGGTCGAAAACAGCTCGGGAGGCTGGTTCCATCCGCTGCATATCCATCTTGTGGATTTCCAGATCCTCAGCCGCAACGGCCAGGCACCTTTCGCTTACGAGCGTGGCCCCAAGGACGTCGTGTATGTCGGAGAAGGCGAGACGGTTCGCCTGCTCATGAAGTTCGAGCATAACCGGGGCCGGTACATGATCCACTGCCACAACCTTCCGCATGAGGACCACGACATGATGGGCCAGTTCAGCGTGGGCTATAACCCGAACGAGCCCGACCCCAACGACCCCATCGAAGCCGTGAAACCGCATCCCATCGGCCAGGTCCCGCCGGCCGGCGGGGCGGCAACGCAGCCGGCCGAATCCACCGGCGGCGGGGGCGGCGGATCTAGCGAGCCCACCGAGGCTGCGGCGCCGGCGGCACCGCAGCCGGCAGCCCCGGTGACCCCGTGA
- the tyrS gene encoding tyrosine--tRNA ligase, which yields MSHLNDLESQQNDPSFANVWQELKWRGLVHVSTDEVELEKLLAGDPVTYYCGFDPTAPSLHLGNLVQLLLMRRLQLAGHKPLGLVGGSTGLIGDPRPTAERTLNTKDTVSEWVGYLQAQVRRFLSFDGANAARMVNNLDWTAPLSAIDFLREIGKHFRVGTMLRKDAVASRLSSDEGISYTEFSYQILQGMDYLQLYRDYGCLLQTGGSDQWGNLTSGTELIRKVEGKTVHALGTPLITNADGTKFGKSEGNAIWLDPAMCSPYAFYQFWLNTADADVVDRLKVFTFLSRAEIEAFAVSVAERPFAREGQRKLAYEVTSLVHGVEATEKVIAASAAVFGHGDLSVLDEQTLAAATSELPSAAVDGAGLGIIDLLVASGLSESKSAARRVVGEGGAYVNNAKVSDPDAVIPRSELLHGKYLLLRRGKKNLATVQVSGN from the coding sequence GTGTCACACCTAAACGACCTCGAATCCCAGCAGAACGACCCCAGCTTCGCCAATGTTTGGCAGGAGCTCAAATGGCGCGGACTTGTCCACGTGTCCACCGATGAGGTGGAACTGGAGAAACTCCTCGCGGGGGACCCTGTCACGTATTACTGCGGGTTCGATCCCACGGCCCCGAGCCTTCACCTGGGAAACCTGGTCCAGCTCCTCCTCATGAGGCGCCTTCAGCTGGCGGGCCACAAGCCCCTTGGCCTCGTGGGCGGCTCCACGGGCCTGATCGGTGACCCGCGGCCGACGGCGGAACGCACCCTTAACACGAAGGACACAGTTTCCGAGTGGGTGGGCTACCTGCAGGCACAGGTGCGGCGGTTCCTCAGCTTCGATGGCGCCAACGCGGCCCGCATGGTGAATAACCTTGACTGGACCGCGCCGCTGAGCGCCATCGACTTCCTGCGCGAGATCGGAAAGCACTTCCGCGTGGGCACTATGCTGCGCAAAGATGCCGTGGCGTCGCGCCTCAGCTCCGACGAGGGCATCAGCTACACGGAGTTCAGCTACCAGATCCTGCAGGGGATGGACTACCTGCAGCTCTACCGCGACTACGGCTGCCTGCTGCAGACCGGGGGATCCGATCAGTGGGGAAACCTGACAAGCGGCACGGAACTCATCCGCAAGGTGGAGGGCAAGACCGTGCACGCGCTTGGCACGCCGCTCATCACCAACGCCGACGGAACCAAGTTCGGCAAGAGCGAAGGCAATGCCATCTGGCTGGATCCGGCCATGTGCAGCCCGTACGCGTTCTACCAGTTCTGGCTGAACACCGCCGACGCCGATGTTGTTGACCGGCTCAAGGTGTTCACCTTCCTCAGCCGCGCCGAGATCGAGGCGTTTGCGGTGTCCGTTGCCGAACGTCCGTTTGCACGCGAGGGCCAGCGCAAGCTCGCGTACGAGGTGACCTCGCTGGTTCACGGCGTCGAAGCGACTGAGAAGGTCATCGCGGCATCGGCTGCGGTCTTCGGCCATGGGGACCTGTCGGTGCTGGATGAGCAGACCCTCGCAGCGGCGACGTCCGAGCTGCCGTCGGCGGCAGTGGACGGGGCCGGCCTGGGGATCATTGATCTGCTGGTGGCGTCGGGGTTGTCGGAGAGCAAGTCGGCCGCGCGCAGGGTCGTTGGCGAAGGCGGCGCGTACGTCAATAACGCCAAGGTGTCAGACCCCGACGCCGTGATACCGCGGTCCGAGCTGTTGCACGGCAAATACCTGCTGTTGCGCAGGGGCAAAAAGAACCTGGCCACCGTGCAGGTATCGGGTAACTAG